In a genomic window of Quercus lobata isolate SW786 chromosome 4, ValleyOak3.0 Primary Assembly, whole genome shotgun sequence:
- the LOC115986940 gene encoding acidic endochitinase-like: MASYPSSSIPFLLLILILVVGTNAGGIAIYWGQNGNEGTLAQTCATGKYAFVNIAFLPTFGNGQKPQINLAGHCDPTTNGCTRVSSEIQSCQSRGIKVMLSIGGGAGSYSLSSTDDARQVATYLWNNFLGGQSSSRPLGAAVLDGIDFDIEGGTTQHWDELASFLSQYSKQGKKVYLTAAPQCPFPDAYMGAALKTGLFDYVWVQFYNNPPCQYSSGNLVKYWNQWTTSIPATKFFLGLPASPNAAGSGFIPAADLTSKVLPAIKGSAKYGGVMLWSKYYDDKTGYSSSIKSSV; the protein is encoded by the coding sequence ATGGCATCATATCCGTCAAGCTCAATACCTTTCCTCTTATTAATTCTGATTCTAGTGGTTGGTACTAATGCTGGTGGAATCGCAATCTACTGGGGTCAGAATGGAAATGAGGGTACCTTGGCACAGACTTGTGCCACAGGTAAGTATGCCTTTGTCAACATAGCTTTCCTTCCAACCTTTGGCAACggtcaaaaaccccaaatcaacCTTGCTGGCCATTGTGATCCAACAACTAATGGGTGCACCAGGGTTAGCTCTGAGATACAATCATGTCAGTCAAGAGGAATTAAGGTGATGTTATCCATTGGAGGAGGTGCAGGGAGCTATTCTCTTTCTTCAACTGACGATGCTAGACAAGTAGCGACCTATCTTTGGAATAACTTCTTAGGAGGACAATCCTCATCTCGCCCTCTTGGAGCAGCTGTTTTGGATGGAATTGACTTTGATATTGAAGGAGGAACAACCCAACATTGGGATGAGCTTGCAAGCTTTCTCTCTCAATACAGCAAACAAGGAAAGAAAGTGTACTTAACCGCAGCTCCTCAGTGCCCATTTCCTGATGCTTATATGGGAGCTGCCCTTAAGACAGGTCTATTTGATTATGTATGGGTACAGTTCTATAATAACCCTCCATGCCAATACAGCTCAGGTAATCTAGTAAAGTATTGGAACCAATGGACTACCTCTATTCCTgccaccaaattttttttaggactTCCTGCTTCGCCTAATGCAGCTGGGAGTGGCTTCATTCCAGCTGCTGATTTAACTTCTAAAGTCCTTCCGGCCATTAAAGGTAGTGCCAAGTATGGAGGTGTGATGCTGTGGTCGAAATACTATGATGACAAAACAGGATACAGTTCTTCCATCAAGAGCAGCGTTTAG